From a region of the Triticum aestivum cultivar Chinese Spring chromosome 7D, IWGSC CS RefSeq v2.1, whole genome shotgun sequence genome:
- the LOC123170426 gene encoding UDP-glycosyltransferase 90A1, with product MAASPPLRHVAMLPFMAKGHAMPLLHLAHLLLGRRLASAVTFFTTPRNAPFIRAGLAGAGAGAAVVELPFPSEQDAPQSTDELPSSTSLVDFVTAVAALQPAFADALAKIEPRPDLLVHDGFLRWAKDIADELGMPRLVTLGFGGFATYVNRAVTAHRPNARVSSPSEPFPVHGVPDLRLTKADLNPPFDDPEPSGPHWDLICKNRISMYSSRGIIVNSFHELESIYIDLWNREFDIKMWPIGPLCLAASEPAVQTKDDREISEWLDSRLAMDRPVLYVAFGSQAELSRAQLEEIAVGLDNSGVDFLWVVRSKWLNPDDRFNDRFGDRGKVVEGFINQLGVLGHKSVKGFFTHCGWNSVLESITMGVPILAFPMAAEQKLNAKFVVDVIHVGLRVRPKEDANKAGSGLVMSGDVQVLARELILGEEGKRAAARAGELSVSSRKTMDIGGSSFENLAQMVQEVSETHANNGE from the coding sequence ATGGCTGCTTCACCGCCGCTCCGTCACGTGGCCATGCTCCCCTTCATGGCGAAAGGCCACGCCATGCCGCTCCTCCACCTCGCGCATCTCCTTCttggccgccgcctcgcctcggccGTCACCTTCTTCACCACCCCGCGCAACGCGCCCTTCATCCGCGCTGGCCTCGCtggtgccggcgccggcgccgcggtCGTCGAGCTTCCGTTCCCCTCCGAGCAGGACGCCCCGCAGAGCACGGACGAGCTCCCATCGTCGACCAGTCTTGTCGACTTCGTCACCGCGGTGGCGGCGCTCCAGCCGGCGTTCGCGGACGCGCTCGCCAAGATCGAGCCCAGGCCGGACCTGCTCGTCCACGACGGATTCCTCCGGTGGGCCAAGGACATCGCCGACGAGCTCGGCATGCCGCGGCTTGTCACCCTCGGCTTCGGCGGCTTCGCCACGTACGTCAACCGGGCAGTCACGGCACACAGGCCGAACGCACGCGTGAGCTCGCCGTCCGAGCCGTTCCCGGTCCACGGTGTGCCGGACCTCCGCCTCACGAAGGCCGACCTCAACCCGCCGTTCGACGACCCGGAGCCTTCCGGCCCGCACTGGGACTTAATTTGCAAGAACCGCATCAGCATGTACTCCAGCCGGGGCATCATCGTCAATTCCTTCCACGAGCTGGAGTCGATCTACATCGACCTGTGGAACCGGGAGTTCGACATCAAGATGTGGCCGATCGGACCGCTCTGTCTCGCGGCCTCCGAACCGGCGGTCCAGACCAAGGACGACCGTGAGATCTCAGAGTGGCTCGACTCGAGGCTCGCCATGGACCGGCCGGTCCTCTATGTCGCGTTCGGCTCGCAGGCCGAGCTGAGCCGGGCACAGCTGGAAGAGATCGCCGTCGGGTTGGACAACTCCGGTGTGGACTTCCTATGGGTGGTCCGGTCCAAATGGCTCAATCCAGATGACCGGTTCAATGACAGGTTCGGAGACAGGGGCAAGGTTGTCGAAGGTTTCATCAACCAGCTCGGAGTGCTGGGTCACAAATCAGTGAAAGGATTTTTCACCCACTGCGGATGGAACTCTGTGCTGGAGAGCATCACCATGGGCGTGCCAATACTGGCGTTCCCAATGGCGGCCGAGCAGAAGCTCAATGCCAAATTCGTCGTGGACGTGATCCATGTGGGGCTCCGAGTTCGGCCGAAGGAAGACGCCAACAAGGCAGGTAGCGGGTTGGTTATGAGTGGAGACGTGCAGGTGTTGGCAAGGGAACTGATCTTGGGAGAGGAAGGGAAACGCGCCGCTGCTAGAGCTGGTGAGCTCTCCGTGTCTTCTAGAAAGACCATGGACATAGGTGGGTCCTCGTTTGAAAACTTGGCGCAGATGGTTCAGGAGGTCAGTGAGACCCATGCCAATAATGGTGAGTAA